The DNA segment CCAACGATGTCATCGCACCCTTGTCGCGATCCTTTTCCAACCAACCACCGTCCCATCCCTGCGGATGCCTTGAAGACTACATATGTCGCCGGTTCGAATCCGGCCTCCGTGAAAACGGAGTAGCTCAGTTGGTAGAGCGATGCCCCGTCTTCGACCCGAACTTGCCGCAGGTTCCCCACCCAACTCCCGAACCATGAAACATACCTGTCCATGCTGCGGCCACCGCGTCCATTCCGAGCCAATCATGGGCGGGTCCATGCAAATCTGTCCGATCTGCTTTTGGGAAGATGTGCCCGGCGAACATCCCGATGATCGTTCGAACGGGGTGAGCCTTCTGGATGCTCAGGAGAACTATCGCAAGGAAGGTGCCTGTGACCCGGAATTCATCAACGTCGTGCGCGCACCCAACTCGGATGAGGAACCAGATTCCACATGGCGCTCATTCCGGGACGATGCCCATGCCACCATTGAACTGATCGAGCACGCCTTTGGAAGTGTTGCCCTCGGCAACGGAATGACCATCCATCAACGGGAGGTCATCAGCGACTATGGCACCCAACATGACTTCGACGCGGCCCGCCGACTGGATACCGAGAGACGTTGGCAGGACATTGCCGGTCCGAAGATCGGCCAGCTTGGCACCACTCTTATCTTCCTCGATCCCGAATCCATCCGCTATCATCTCCCCGCTTTCATGCGGCATGTCATCCGTTCTTGGCTCGAAACGAGCGATTTCGACGACGAAATGGTGCTCTATTCTCTGTCCGACGGACCATGCTCCGACGGCTATCACGCCGACTCTTTCACCCTCCTCAACCCAGAACAGAAGCAGGCCACAGCCACCTTTCTCCAATTCATTGCTTCAGTCGATTCAATCTACGGTCCCGAGGCCGGAGAAGGCCTCACCAATGGCTGGGACAAGTGGCTTAGCACCTCAACACCCCCAACATCCAGATTCCCATGAACACCATCCATAAAACCGACGAAGCCTTTGGTTTCATCCCTCTTCCTGACAGCGCGGGCAAGCCGATCACCGTGGTCGGTACCGACGCGATCCGCGACAACTTCGATGACACCTGCCTCCAGCAGGCGGTGAACTCCCGCATGGCTCCGGGCGTGACGGATGTGATCCTGAACCCCGACGCGCACGCCGGCTACGGCGCGCCGGTCGGCTGTGTGATGGTTTCCCCGACGCACATCTATCCGGGTCCGGTGGGCGTGGACATCAAGTGCTCCATGTCGCTGCTCCAGCTCGACATCCCGGAAGATGTCATCATCGACAAACAGACCCGGCGCGCGTTGATCAACGCCATCGTCGAGCGCACCCCGACCGGTGCCGGACGCGGCCAGCGGACGGCGAAGAAGTCCCGCCACGTGGACCGGGAGACAGGCGTGCTGGCGGTGACCGAGGGCGCGACCACCCGCGTCTGCGAGGCTCTCGGCATCCCTCCGGAATGGGCGGACCGCTGCGAGGATTCGTCCCACCGCGGCCACGATGGGACGTATGACGCGCTCAACAACCGCCTGGATTATATTCTGGCGCAGGGCCGCATCCGGAATTTCGGCGACAAGATCGGCCAGCTCGGTTCCTACGGAGGTGGCAACCACTTCGGCGAGTGCGAGATCACCCGCGTGGTGGACCGTCCGTCGATGCGTGCGGCCGCGGACGTCTTCGGCCTGAAGGACGGCCACGTTTCCTTCCTCAGCCACTGCGGATCCCGCGGACTGGGCAACCTGCTCGCGCAGGGCCAGTTCAAGGACTTGGAGAAGAAGTTCCGCGACTGGGCGACCCCGTTTCCGGCCGGTGACAAGCAGCTCGTCTACGCGCCGCTGGGAACCCCGGAGGCCAACGCCTACATCGATGACATGTCCATCGGCGCGAACTTCGCGACGGTGAACCACATGCTGATCAACGCGCTGGTGCTGGAGGCCTTCCAGGAAGTCCTGCCCGGTGCCACCGGAAAGCTGGTCTATTTCATCTCCCACAACATCGCGCGGGAGGAAATCGTCGATGGCAAGAAAGCATGGGTCCACCGCAAGGGGGCGACCCGCGCGATCCCGGGCGGCCACTTCTCGCTCGCCGGAACCCCGTTCGCGGAGACCGGCCACCCGATCCTGCTGCCGGGCAACCCGCGCGACGGATCCGTCGTGATGGTCGCCCAGGGCGGCGCGGAGCGGACCGCATGGTCCGTGAACCACGGCGCGGGCCGGGCCATGGGCCGGAAGCACGCGGCGCGGACGCTGGACCAGAAGTCCGTGGATGCGGACTTCGACGTTTCCGACATCCTCACCAACTGCCGCAAGTATCCGATCGACGAGGCGCCGGATGCCTACAAGAACTTCCCGGAGGTCCTCCGCAGCGTGGAAACCGCCGGGTTGGCACAATCCGTCGCCAAGCTGCAGGCCCGCTTTGTCATCAAGGACGAGAGCGGCGCGGATGACTGAACAACCACCCATCTCCTGACGACGGAGATGGGTAATGCGAATCAAGGAGAGAGCCGTTGTCGTTGTCTGATTGGAGCGCGGACTTCAGTCCGCCCCGGAGAATCCGTCCATGCGAAGCCAAGCGGACTGAAGTCCGCGCTCCGTTCCAAATGACTTCGGGCAATGAGTACATCTGTAAAATCCGTTCGATCCGTTGTTGAATGTCCGCGCATCGGAATTGCCGGCCCATCACGACCATCCCGCATCACAAGAACCAATCCATGAGCAAACTCATCCAAATCGACGGCCAGGAAGGCGGCGGGCAGATGCTCCGCACGGCGCTGTCGCTCGCCATGATCACGGGACAGCCGTTCCGGATGACCAACATCCGCGGCAAGCGGCCAAAGCCGGGACTCATGCGCCAGCACCTGACCTGCGTGCGCGCGGCGGTGGAAATCTCCGACGGCACCGCGGACGGCGCGGAGATCGGCTCCACGGAGCTGGTTTTCCGTGCCGGAAAGGTGAGGGGAGGGGACCATCGTTTCGCCATCGGCACCGCCGGCAGCACGGGCCTGTTGTTCCAGACGCTGCTGCCCGCGCTGCTCCATGCGGACGGCGCGAGCACGCTGCGGCTGGAGGGCGGCACGCACAATCCTCTGGCCCCGCCGTTCGAGTTCCTGGATCACGTCTTCCTGCCGGCCATCCGCCGGATGGGGGCGGACGCCACAATTTCCCTGCTGGAGACCGGTTTCGCACCGGCGGGCGGCGGCATCATGGAGGCGGTCATCCAACCGTCACGGAAGCTTTCCCCGGTGGAGTTCCATGACCGCGGCGAACTCCGCTCCACGAACATCCGTGTCCCGGTGCGCCACCTCAGCCTCGACATCGCGGGCCGGATCCTTGATTCCGCGCTCGCCACGCTGCCGTGCGAGGATGCCTCCATCGAGCGCCGCGAACCCGGGCCGGGACGTGGCGTGACGTGCCTTGTTTCCGCCACCTTCGACCACGTGAACGAACTCACCAGCGCGCTGGGCGAGATGGGGGTGACCGCCGAAGCGGTGGGCCACCGTGCCGCGAAGTCGATGCGCAACCACATCCAGTCCGGCCTCCCGGTCGGCCGCTGGCTGGCGGACCAGTTGCTGCTGCCTATGGCCCTCGCCGGTGGTGGCAGCTTCACGACCGGATCGCTCGACTCCCACGTGGCGACGAACATCTCCGTCATCGGGAAATTTCTGCCGGTGAAGTTCCAGATCGATTCCATCGAGCGGGGGCGTAACCTGATCCGCGTTCATGAGTGACGTGGAGATCGGCAACCTGTTGGAGCGGCTGGAAGCACTGTATGGTGTGAGGATCCTCTACGCCTGCGAGTCGGGCAGCCGTGCCTGGGGATTCGCCTCGCCGGACAGCGACTTCGACATCCGCTTCATCTACCTGCGCCCGGCGGAGACCTATCTTTCCGTGAAGGAACATGCGGACACCATCGAGCGTCCGCTGGAGGGCCTGCTGGACGCGGGTGGATGGGATGTGCGGAAGGCGCTGAAGCTGCTGGCGAAGTCCAACGGCGCGCTGGTGGAGTGGCTG comes from the Luteolibacter sp. SL250 genome and includes:
- a CDS encoding DUF6714 family protein, which gives rise to MKHTCPCCGHRVHSEPIMGGSMQICPICFWEDVPGEHPDDRSNGVSLLDAQENYRKEGACDPEFINVVRAPNSDEEPDSTWRSFRDDAHATIELIEHAFGSVALGNGMTIHQREVISDYGTQHDFDAARRLDTERRWQDIAGPKIGQLGTTLIFLDPESIRYHLPAFMRHVIRSWLETSDFDDEMVLYSLSDGPCSDGYHADSFTLLNPEQKQATATFLQFIASVDSIYGPEAGEGLTNGWDKWLSTSTPPTSRFP
- a CDS encoding RtcB family protein; this translates as MNTIHKTDEAFGFIPLPDSAGKPITVVGTDAIRDNFDDTCLQQAVNSRMAPGVTDVILNPDAHAGYGAPVGCVMVSPTHIYPGPVGVDIKCSMSLLQLDIPEDVIIDKQTRRALINAIVERTPTGAGRGQRTAKKSRHVDRETGVLAVTEGATTRVCEALGIPPEWADRCEDSSHRGHDGTYDALNNRLDYILAQGRIRNFGDKIGQLGSYGGGNHFGECEITRVVDRPSMRAAADVFGLKDGHVSFLSHCGSRGLGNLLAQGQFKDLEKKFRDWATPFPAGDKQLVYAPLGTPEANAYIDDMSIGANFATVNHMLINALVLEAFQEVLPGATGKLVYFISHNIAREEIVDGKKAWVHRKGATRAIPGGHFSLAGTPFAETGHPILLPGNPRDGSVVMVAQGGAERTAWSVNHGAGRAMGRKHAARTLDQKSVDADFDVSDILTNCRKYPIDEAPDAYKNFPEVLRSVETAGLAQSVAKLQARFVIKDESGADD
- the rtcA gene encoding RNA 3'-terminal phosphate cyclase, translating into MSKLIQIDGQEGGGQMLRTALSLAMITGQPFRMTNIRGKRPKPGLMRQHLTCVRAAVEISDGTADGAEIGSTELVFRAGKVRGGDHRFAIGTAGSTGLLFQTLLPALLHADGASTLRLEGGTHNPLAPPFEFLDHVFLPAIRRMGADATISLLETGFAPAGGGIMEAVIQPSRKLSPVEFHDRGELRSTNIRVPVRHLSLDIAGRILDSALATLPCEDASIERREPGPGRGVTCLVSATFDHVNELTSALGEMGVTAEAVGHRAAKSMRNHIQSGLPVGRWLADQLLLPMALAGGGSFTTGSLDSHVATNISVIGKFLPVKFQIDSIERGRNLIRVHE